The following DNA comes from Bacteroidales bacterium.
GCTCTTATTCAGTTAGAGTTGGGTCACTCTGACAAAGAGGACATCTCTGCTGAAAAGGCTATTGAGTTGTACGATAAATATCTTACCGAGACCACTACTTTGATGCTGGCTAAAAATCACGACTATGGTGAGGCTTGGCGTAGCATGAGAATTTCATCGTACACTGATATTATTCTTACCAAACTCAACAGAACTAAACAGATTGAGGATAACGAAGGTAAGACCCTTGTTTCGGAAGGTGTTGATGCCAACTATATGGATATGATTAACTACTCTATTTTTGCACTTATTAAGTTAGAGTATGGCGAATAACTCTCAAAAAACTCCAAAAATAATTAAGCCCATAGTAATACTTTGCCGTATTGTTGTGGGACTTACTTTTTTATTTTCGGGCTTTGTTAAGGGGGTAGATCCTGTTGGAGTGGCAATAAAACTTAAAGAGTATTTTGTTGCTCTTGGCATTGATTTTCTGTCACCCTCGTCACCTTTGGGTAGCGATTTTGTTGCTACTTTTTCGCTAACTTCGGCAGTTGCTCTATCACTATTTGAGTTTATTCTTGGTTTTGCTATTCTGTTTGGCAGTTACAGAAAACTTGCACCCACCCTTGCCCTCATTACTATGCTTGTAATGACTCCGCTAACCCTATATCTTGCTATTGAAAACCCTGTTCACGATTGCGGTTGTTTTGGAGAAGCGGTTGTGTTAAGTAATTGGCAAACTTTTTATAAGAATCTTGTACTTACCGCAGCGTCAATATTTTTGCTACTATATAACCACAAAGCAATTGCATTGTATGCTAAGCAGATGCGTTCGGTACCAACACTCTTTTCGGCACTATTTCTGTTATCAATATCGGTAGTGTCGTATATGTACCAACCCATCCTTGACTTCCGTCCCTATAAGAGTGGAACTAACATCAGAGAGGCAATGCAACAAGGCGATATTCAACCAGAGTACATTTTTATCTACGAAAAGGATGGCCAAGAGAGAGAGTTTACTATTGATAATATTCCCATGAATGACACTCTCTGGCGATTTGTTGACAGAATTGAACGCCTGCCCGAAGGTGCAAAGATGAACGAGACTCTCGATTTTTATATCTACGATAACGATACCGATATTAGCGAAGATATTTTAATGGATGAGAACTACTCATTTATGGTATTAGTTCCATCGGTTAAGAACTACGATAATAGTTGGGATGACAAGATATTGAGTTTATACGACTATGCTTTTGAGCATTCTTATAACTTTTTTGTACTCACACCTGATGCCAATGAGTTCTCGGAACGTATGAACGAAATGGGCATATCACTCCCCTGCTACACTATGGATGAAACCGTTATTGAGACCATAGCAAGGGGTAATCCCGCTATTGCAATGATAAAAGATGGTATTTTATATTGGAAATATGCTGCTCGTGATTTAATTGATATTACCCACTATAATACTGATATTGAGAAGACTCCACTCGGAAAAATTGAGGAGTATAACGCAAATCAACGTTATATTATTTTGGCAACAATATACATATTACCTTTAATATTCTTATATTTGTGCCAGAAAGCGGTGGCTCACTTTGTTGAGAAGGCAAGGGTTAGACGCCGTAAGTTGTTTGCACTGAAGAGCGCAAACAGCAAAACTACGTGCGAAACAGAACAAGAAAACTTAACTACTGACAATACTGAAGATTCAGATAATACTAATTATAAACCTAAAAATTTTAAAACGATGAGAAAAAACATTGTAGCAGGAAACTGGAAAATGAACAAAACACTTCAAGAGGGTGTAGAGTTGGCAAAAGGAGTTGAAGCAGCTTTGAACGAGCGTACTCCTAATTGCGATGTTATCATAGGTACTCCTTTCATTCACTTGGCAACTATTGCAGCAACTGTTGATACTAAAAAATTAGGTGTATCAGCAGAGAACTGCGCTGACAAAGTTTCAGGTGCTTACACAGGTGAGGTTTCAGCAGCTATGGTTGCTTCAACTGGTGCTGAGTATGTTATCCTTGGTCACTCTGAGCGCCGTGCTTACTACGGAGAGACTGCTGAGATTCTTAAAGAGAAAGTTCTTTTGGCGTTGGCTAACAACCTTAAAGTTATCTTCTGTATTGGAGAGGTTCTTGAGGAGCGTGAGGCAGGCAAAGAGTTTGAGGTTGTTAAAGCACAAATCGAGGAGTCTCTTTTCAACCTAACTGCTGAGGATTGGAGCAAAATTATTCTTGCTTACGAGCCAGTTTGGGCTATTGGTACAGGTAAAACTGCTACTGCTGAGCAAGCACAAGAGATGCACGCATTCATCCGCAAAACTGTTGCTGAGAAATATGGCGAAGAGGTTGCTGAAGCAACAAGTATTCTTTACGGAGGAAGTTGCAAACCTTCTAACGCAAAAGAGTTGTTCGCAAACAAAGACGTTGACGGTGGTTTGATTGGTGGAGCATCGCTTGACGTTGAGCAATTCATGGGTATAGTTGACGCATTTTAATTAAACCCTTTTGCTTAAGAGAGGTCATAAAAATATAAGACGTTTATATAATAAGACCTAAATAAATCAGGGAGATGGGCTGAGTGTCAAGGATAACCTTAATACTCTCCCCCTCCCTCTTAAAACAAAAAAGAGCATGAAGGTAAAAGCAACATTCATAATAACAACTTTACTTTTGACAGTAGCATCCACTCTATCGGCAAAAGAGGGTTCTATTATTGACAAGTTACAACAACCCCAAAATGGTGCTGTTGTAATAGTAAATCAACCCATAGAGTTTAATATGCTTTTGCAACGCGACACAACTGCCATTGAGGACCGTTTAACTTCGGGCTACCGAATACAAGTATTCTCAGACAATATGCAGAAACGTGCAAAAGATCAAGCATACGAACGTGCCAGAATAATACAAGAGTCGGATCCCGAATTGGCAACTTACGTTACCTTTAACTCACCCTTTTGGAGAGTTAGAGTAGGCAACTTTATATCGTACGAAGAGGCTGCCGTTAAGTTGAGAGAACTTAAAAAACAGTTCCCTGAAATTCTTGACATGCGAATTGTAAAGGATATTATTATCGAAAAGTATTAGAATTGTAACCAAGCAATTTCTTAATTATGAAAAACTTATCATCGGAGGAGAGACAACAGTTAATAGCAGAGCATTACAAAGCCATTATTGAACTTTTAGGCGAAGACCCCGAAAGAGAGGGACTAAAAAAATCGCCCGAGAGAATTGCCCGAGCAATGCAATATCTTGTATCGGGTTACGGAAAGTCGGCTGCCGACAAACTATCTGCTCAGTTTGAGGAGGAGTATGGAGGCAAAGAGAGAATTATCCTTGTTAAGGATATTGAATTCTATTCGCTTTGCGAACACCACATGCTACCATTCTTTGGAAAGGTGCATATTGGTTATATCCCCGATAAAAAGGTTGTAGGATTAAGCAAATTGGCTCGTTTGGTTGAGGTGTTTGCACGCCGTTTGCAACTACAAGAGCGAATGACACAAGAGATATTGGAGGCCTTTAACGAAAACGTTCCTAACAACGGAGTTATGGTTGTTGTTGAGGCTCGACACTTGTGTATGCAGATGCGTGGCGTACAAAAACAGAACGCTGTTACCACAACATGCCTATATAGCGGTAAATTTGACGATGAGGCAAAACGTAGAGAGTTCTACGAAATGCTGAACTCACCAATTACTCTTGAGGAGTAGTTATTAGTTGTCTAAGGTCGTTTAGGACATTAAAGTCTCAAAGGAGATTTGAGTTCTAATTCCTAATTATTTTCTAAGGGTATTGCAAAGTATAAAAAAAAGATATATCTTTGCATCGTAAATGCGAAAATAGGATACGGTTCGGCATAATTCAAACAAGTTTGATTCTGCGCTCACCTTTCACTATCTTTGCATCGCAAATGCGAAAATAGCTCAGTTGGTAGAGCATAACCTTGCCAAGGTTAGGGTCGCGGGTTCGAGTCCCGTTTTTCGCTCAACAACTCTTGCAGAGGCAAGAGTTTTTTAATAGATGATGTCCGGATGGTGAAATTGGTAGACACGCTACTTTGAGGGGGTAGTGGCCGTTCGGCCGTGTGAGTTCGAGTCTCATTCCGGACACAAGAAAGAGAGGTTATCCAACTTGGATAACCTCTTTTGCTTTAACCATATTGCAAAGGTGGGAGTTTCTCTTTATATATCGTTTTTTTCAATTTACAAAATCTACTGCATAAGAAACATATTTTTTACCTAATACAGGGTAATTATTTTATAAATCCAACACTATAACCTGAAATTTTATATATTATTTTGCTTTGGCAGATATGGAAGTTTTGTGCTTTCTATATTTCCTGAAAAAGTTTTATAAGTAATAAAATAGAGCAATTGCAACTCCTTGAAAATCAAAAGAAGAATGCAAATGCAATACTTTTGTAATGCAAAATGATGCAAATAAAAGAAAAGAAAAAGAAATAAAAAGAAAATAATAATATCACACACAACAACGCACGCGCGAGAAAAATTTTATTAAAGTTTTTTGTCTATACTTTGGGGTTCTCTTCTCAATTGTGTTATATTTAAATTTTTATTTTAAACGTTTACGCAATCGTTGTTGATAACAACTGTGAAAGTTGTTGAAAAGATAAACAAGAAAAATAGTTGTAATATTGCATAACTAAATTAACTTTGCAAATAGTAAAAAGAGTATATAATTATGGCACGAGAACAATCAAACAGATATAAATCGTCACGTAACACCGACACTGCTATTGCAGCAATGGGAAGACTTCAACCTCAAGCAATAGAACTTGAAGAGGCTATATTGGGAGCATTAATGTTAGAGAAAGACGCCTTTTCAGAGGTGTGTGATATTTTGCAACCCGACAGTTTCTACAAACCTGCCCACAAGAGCATATACGAGGCTATTGTGACTCTCACTCAAAAGTCGCTGCCTGTTGATATGCTTACAGTAATTGAGAAGTTACGCAATATGGGTAAACTTGAGGAAGTTGGGGGCGAATATGCCATATATAACCTCACATCAAAGGTGAGTTCGGCTGCCAATATTGAGTTTCACGCAAAGATTGTTGCTCAAAAATATATGGCTCGTCAGTTGATTGCTTATGCCGGAAAGATACAGACAAATGCCTACGACGACACTTACGATATTGATGCCCTTATGGAGCAAACCGAAGCCGATTTGTTTAAACTATCTCAAGAGAATACAAAACGTGATGCCATACAAATTAACCCTGTGATCACTGAAGCTATGAACCTATTGGAACAAGCAATGAACAGAAAAACAGGATTAAGCGGACTTCAAACAGGATTTCATGAGTTAGACAAGGTTACATCGGGATGGCAAAGGTCAGACCTTATAATTATTGCTGCCCGCCCCGCTATGGGAAAGACTGCATTCTCGCTGTCAATGGCTAAAAATATGGCTGTAAATTACGGAATAGGTGTTGCTCTGTTCTCGTTAGAGATGGCAAACGTTCAATTGGTAAACCGTTTAATTGTAAACACCTGTGAGATAAAGGGAGAGAAACTTCGTAGCGGTAGGTTAGATGACCACGAAATGACTCAGTTACAGACAAAGATCAAAGACCTTCAGGATGCTCCCATATATGTTGATGAGACTGCCAACCTATCGGTTTTTGAACTTCGCAGCAAGGCTCGCCGATTAGTTAGAGAGCATGGCGTTGGTATGATTATAATTGACTACCTCCAACTTATGACTCTTAACAGCAAAGATGAAAAAACTGCATTAAAGGTTGGTAGTCGCGAGCAAGAGGTTAGTGCCATATCTCGTTCTCTAAAGGGATTAGCAAAAGAGTTGAACATTCCTATAATAGCATTGTCTCAGTTGAGTCGTCAGAGTGAAAACCGCGATGGTAAGCGGCCTCAGCTATCTGACCTTCGTGAGTCAGGTGCTATTGAGCAAGATGCCGATATTGTATGCTTTATTCACCGTCCCGAATACTATGGCTTATTGACAGACTCCGACGGCAGATCAACACAAGGATTGGCAGAGTTGATTATTGCAAAACACCGTAATGGTGCAACAGGTAGTGTATGGTTTAAGTTTAAAAAAGATTATGCTCGTTTTCAAAATCTTGATGATGACTCAATTGTCAATATAGAGTCAGGTATGAATAGTGGCACATCACCATCAGCTACTTCTTCATCATTATCGGCATACGCAGGAAACGAAGAGGAGTTTTTACAAACTCGCCCTGATGAGTTTTAGAGAGCAATTAGCAGAGAGTAATGAGTAAAGAGTAATTAATTTCTCATCGCTAATTTCTAATTCATAATTAGCTCAAAGTGCAGCACTAATTCCTAATTAAAGAACTATCGTTCTTTGATTATGCTCACGCTCGGTAAAACTCAAACAAGTTTGGTTTACTCTCGCTTACTCGCATAATTAAAAACTACCCTTTGTAGATAAGATATATAGCGGGTATTTTGCCTATCTCGGGGAGAGATTTACCCCACTCTTTTATGGATTTTGTAACAATAAACTCCCCATCGCAAGTAATGGCTGATGCTATGCAGAGTTTTGTTTGCGGACGGCAACTCTTAACCAAATCAGCAATAAGTTTTGCATTGCGATAGGGGGCTTCAATGAATATCTGTGTAGTATCTTCAGAGTAAGCACGTTGCTCCAAAAGTTTTATTGTTTTGGCTCTTTCGTTTTGCTCAATGGGCAGGTATCCGTTAAATGTAAACTTCTGTCCGTTAAACCCTGAGGCCATCAACGACATCAGTATTGATGATGGTCCTACCAAAGGTACTACTTTTACTCCTCGCTTCTGAGCAATGGCAACAACGTCTGCTCCGGGATCGGCAATAGCAGGGCAGCCTGCCTCTGATATAACCCCCACGTCCATACCTTCGGTTATGGCATTAAGGTAGGCTCCTATATCCTCGCTTTTTGTATGTTCGTTCAGGGTGTAGAATGTAAGGTCGTCTATAACAATATCAGGGTTTGATTTTTTCAAGAATCTTCGTGCCGAACGAATATCCTCAACAATAAAGTGTTTTATTGATGCTATCACCTCTCTGTTTGCCGAAGGGAGTACCTTATCCACAGGGGTATCTCCCAACGTTACAGGTATCAGATATAGAGTTCCTTTGCTCATATAGCAGGTTGGATTATAGTCCAAAATAACAACTTAGATAACCCATATAGTTATAGGGAGCTCCTGCTCGAGGTATCTCCATACGGAAGTTGGGCGATAGTTTTACATATTTGCATGGGATAAGCTCAAATCCTGCCATAATCATCTGTTTGTCGTTATTGATGTCCCACTTGTCATTTGATGTGATGAAGTCGTAACGAGCATACACGTTTATTAATTTATGAGCCTTTGCACTACCAAAAACTGAGCAACCAAGTTTGTTATTCCCTTTTGCGTTCTTATAATTTTGCATCATATTGAACTCGCCCGATAGTGTAAACTTATCTGACTTGTAAGCAGCCAATGCCGAATATCCGTAAATGTTGCTTTCGCCAGAAAGTCCAGAGTTGTTAAGGTCGGCATATAGACGGATGTATAACTCCTCTGTCGGGTTAAATGTAAATCCCAAACCATACAACAAACCTTTGTTCTTTTGGAACTTCTTATATCCCTCTCCATTTACCATCATGAAATCACCCTTTACCCAATCGGCAAATTTATACTCCATTGAGAATCCCAAATCGGCACTACTACCAAACTTATACTGGTCGTGGAATACCATCATGATATATCTCTTTGCCCACAACTTCTCTTGCAGTGCTGATTGTGTTGTTTGAATCATACCTCCGTTTATGGTAAAGCCTTTGCGAGTCCAACCAACAAAGGCATTTTTGATATATGCCAAGTAGTTGTAATCTTCAATAGCCGAAGGTTTTCCAAAATCAATAACAGCCTTTATTCTTATGCCATTATTGAACTTATACTCATAACCCATATAGGTACGACCAAGACCAAAACCAACCTTAGTATCTCCAGCAGTTGATGTGCAGTTGAAATTTACAAACGATAGCAGTATTACTTTACCATCGCCCTTTTTCTTCTTCTCTCCCTCAGTTGCCTCATTGCTCTTTGTCTCCTCTTTTACCTTAAGGGTATCAATCTTAGCGGCATCCTCTTTAACCTTCTCTTTTAGGTCATCAAGTTCCTCACGTAAATCCTCAATCTCCTCAATCAACTTCTCAATTTTATCATCATCAACCTCTTGTGCAGCCACTGTGAAGCAGATAAACATTGATAGGAATATGGGTAAAATCTTCTTTAAATTCATGGTATATTTTTGTTTTAATATTGCTTGCGTAATTTTTTTGCAAATTTATTACATAAAAAACAATTATTCACATTTTAGACAAAGTTTTTTGAGTAACCGCACATAAAGAGGCTGTGTCAAAATGAAAATTTTGGCTCAGCCTCTTAAGGTTTGAAGTTTATCGAAGTTGCTTACACTCAGCATAGTTTGAATAAATACCACTCTGCTTTCGCTAACTCGCAACTCTGTATGAATTTATATAATATACCGCCTTTAATAAGTATATGGAATGATACTATTTTCTAATCAGTTTAAATATGAGGTCAGCAAATATAATAAGGAACGACACCCCGCATATCACTCCCCAAGTTACAAAGTTCAAAGGTTCAACTCTGAAGGCTTCGCCACCAAACTGAACAATTGCTATCTGACCTACAAGAATCATCAATGCAACAGCGAGGAATGCCGGTGTGTACAAACTCTTCACCGACTCTCCTTTTGTTTTGCGATACTTATAACCTCGCACAATAAACATATTTGCAAATTGCATCATCACAAACGATGTAAAGAAGAGTGATGAGAACGATTTTGTACCAACCACAAATCCCTCAATAGGAGTTACAAAGAGTGCAAGTAACACAGCAACAATCATAAATGAAGTTATCATCATCTGCTTGAACATATCGCTACGAATAATAAAGTCGCTGTTCTTGCGTGGAGGCTCTTGCATTACGTTCTCTTCGGGTTTAATTGAGGCAAATGCCAAAGCAGCAAAGGTGTCCATAATTATATTTACCCACAACATTTGCATAACTGTCAGTGGTGGTTCTTGAGTAAAGAATACTCCTGCAAATACCACAACAAGAGCCACAATGTTTATGGTTAATTGGAACATTAAGAAACGTTGTATGTTTCGGTATAGTGAACGTCCCCACATAACAGCCATAGCAATACTTGCAAAGGAGTCATCTAACAGAGTAATATCACTCGCCTCTTTTGCCACAGCAGTTCCTGTACCCATTGACAAACCTACGTGTGCCTGATTTAGAGCCGGAGCATCGTTTGTTCCGTCACCGGTAACTGCAACCACCTCTCCTGCCTTTTGCAATAGCGATACCAATCGTTGTTTGTCGGTTGGTCTTGCTCGGCACATTATCTTAAGTTTTTGAGCACGTTCAAAAGCCTCCTCATCCGATAGTGCAGCAAAATCAACACCGCCAATTATATTCTCTTCGGTATCTGCTTCGGTCCAAATTCCAATTTGTCTGCCAATCTCTTTTGCAGTTGCAAAGGTATCGCCTGTAACAATCTTAACACCAACACCCGCATCTAAGCAACGCTTAACCGCTGCCGGAACATCATCACGCACAGGGTCCGAGATTGCAACAAATCCCATAAACTTAACCTTATCTGTTGCAATTATCTCCTCTAAGTCACGATTATCATTATCGGCAACCTCTACCATAGCAAATGCCAAAGTACGCATAGCCTTGCTTTGGAACGAGATAAGGTGCTCATCTATCTCGGGTTTTACCTTGCTCATAGGTTGCTCACCATCGGCAGTTATCACGCTCTTTGAGTGCGACATTATTATCTCAGGAGCACCCTTCATATATAGTGTTCGCTTACCTGTTACTGCTGAGGTAACAAGTGTTGCCATATATTTGCGTTGAGTTGTAAATGTTAGTTGTTTTACAAGTGTTGCCTTTTCACGCAAGGGAGCATAATCTATTGAGTGACTCTTTAAGAAGTTAAGCAACGCTCCTTCGGTAGGATTACCCAACACACTCTCTTTCCCTTCGGCATTGTAACCTATTTGAGCGGTTGTATTTGCTGCTATCGACTCGGTAAATATCTTTGAGTTCTCGGTATCATCCAACACATTGCTTTCGGTTGTAAAGAGATGCAAGAACTCAACACGCATCTTGTTTTGAGTAAGAGTTCCTGTTTTATCGGTACATATAACTGTTGCTGCTCCCATAGTCTCCGAAGCGTGTATCTTACGCACCAAGTTGTTGGTTTTTAACATTCTTCGCATATTGAGAGCAAGACTCAAAGTGATACTCATTGGCAAACCTTCAGGCACTACAACCAC
Coding sequences within:
- a CDS encoding cation-translocating P-type ATPase, which codes for MKSYEKLKGLTLSQVEESRKKYGNNIITPSKRVSMWRLFFEKFDDPIIKILILAAVVSFGISIVEGGFEEPIGILIAIILATGISFYFERDANKKFEALTQVNDELPVKVIREGKIIEVPKRDIVVGDVVMIETGDEIPADGTLVEAVSLQVDESTLTGEPMIDKTTDEEDFDKEATYPSNAVMRGTTVLDGRGTFIVEKVGDATQYGQVAKNATKESEEETPLNKQLDSLASLISGIAVVLGLATFFIMIYKELSVLDDAYFTPAQEVTLISVILFALVAMMKVLIPSVAKTLSVFKVNTQKMSAIAKKSWWVFLSCGAGVAVISFFIGSLFVGFTSPLSPEAWVSTLVLKHIIDAFMVAVTLIVVVVPEGLPMSITLSLALNMRRMLKTNNLVRKIHASETMGAATVICTDKTGTLTQNKMRVEFLHLFTTESNVLDDTENSKIFTESIAANTTAQIGYNAEGKESVLGNPTEGALLNFLKSHSIDYAPLREKATLVKQLTFTTQRKYMATLVTSAVTGKRTLYMKGAPEIIMSHSKSVITADGEQPMSKVKPEIDEHLISFQSKAMRTLAFAMVEVADNDNRDLEEIIATDKVKFMGFVAISDPVRDDVPAAVKRCLDAGVGVKIVTGDTFATAKEIGRQIGIWTEADTEENIIGGVDFAALSDEEAFERAQKLKIMCRARPTDKQRLVSLLQKAGEVVAVTGDGTNDAPALNQAHVGLSMGTGTAVAKEASDITLLDDSFASIAMAVMWGRSLYRNIQRFLMFQLTINIVALVVVFAGVFFTQEPPLTVMQMLWVNIIMDTFAALAFASIKPEENVMQEPPRKNSDFIIRSDMFKQMMITSFMIVAVLLALFVTPIEGFVVGTKSFSSLFFTSFVMMQFANMFIVRGYKYRKTKGESVKSLYTPAFLAVALMILVGQIAIVQFGGEAFRVEPLNFVTWGVICGVSFLIIFADLIFKLIRK
- a CDS encoding SAM-dependent methyltransferase, coding for MSKGTLYLIPVTLGDTPVDKVLPSANREVIASIKHFIVEDIRSARRFLKKSNPDIVIDDLTFYTLNEHTKSEDIGAYLNAITEGMDVGVISEAGCPAIADPGADVVAIAQKRGVKVVPLVGPSSILMSLMASGFNGQKFTFNGYLPIEQNERAKTIKLLEQRAYSEDTTQIFIEAPYRNAKLIADLVKSCRPQTKLCIASAITCDGEFIVTKSIKEWGKSLPEIGKIPAIYLIYKG
- a CDS encoding triose-phosphate isomerase; protein product: MANNSQKTPKIIKPIVILCRIVVGLTFLFSGFVKGVDPVGVAIKLKEYFVALGIDFLSPSSPLGSDFVATFSLTSAVALSLFEFILGFAILFGSYRKLAPTLALITMLVMTPLTLYLAIENPVHDCGCFGEAVVLSNWQTFYKNLVLTAASIFLLLYNHKAIALYAKQMRSVPTLFSALFLLSISVVSYMYQPILDFRPYKSGTNIREAMQQGDIQPEYIFIYEKDGQEREFTIDNIPMNDTLWRFVDRIERLPEGAKMNETLDFYIYDNDTDISEDILMDENYSFMVLVPSVKNYDNSWDDKILSLYDYAFEHSYNFFVLTPDANEFSERMNEMGISLPCYTMDETVIETIARGNPAIAMIKDGILYWKYAARDLIDITHYNTDIEKTPLGKIEEYNANQRYIILATIYILPLIFLYLCQKAVAHFVEKARVRRRKLFALKSANSKTTCETEQENLTTDNTEDSDNTNYKPKNFKTMRKNIVAGNWKMNKTLQEGVELAKGVEAALNERTPNCDVIIGTPFIHLATIAATVDTKKLGVSAENCADKVSGAYTGEVSAAMVASTGAEYVILGHSERRAYYGETAEILKEKVLLALANNLKVIFCIGEVLEEREAGKEFEVVKAQIEESLFNLTAEDWSKIILAYEPVWAIGTGKTATAEQAQEMHAFIRKTVAEKYGEEVAEATSILYGGSCKPSNAKELFANKDVDGGLIGGASLDVEQFMGIVDAF
- a CDS encoding DUF1599 domain-containing protein, which gives rise to MANTVEQFNHITSVCRELFVKKLKDYGASWRIMRPTSITDQIFIKAKRIRSVEICGEALVDEDIRSGYIAIVNYGIIALIQLELGHSDKEDISAEKAIELYDKYLTETTTLMLAKNHDYGEAWRSMRISSYTDIILTKLNRTKQIEDNEGKTLVSEGVDANYMDMINYSIFALIKLEYGE
- a CDS encoding SPOR domain-containing protein — protein: MKVKATFIITTLLLTVASTLSAKEGSIIDKLQQPQNGAVVIVNQPIEFNMLLQRDTTAIEDRLTSGYRIQVFSDNMQKRAKDQAYERARIIQESDPELATYVTFNSPFWRVRVGNFISYEEAAVKLRELKKQFPEILDMRIVKDIIIEKY
- the dnaB gene encoding replicative DNA helicase; translation: MAREQSNRYKSSRNTDTAIAAMGRLQPQAIELEEAILGALMLEKDAFSEVCDILQPDSFYKPAHKSIYEAIVTLTQKSLPVDMLTVIEKLRNMGKLEEVGGEYAIYNLTSKVSSAANIEFHAKIVAQKYMARQLIAYAGKIQTNAYDDTYDIDALMEQTEADLFKLSQENTKRDAIQINPVITEAMNLLEQAMNRKTGLSGLQTGFHELDKVTSGWQRSDLIIIAARPAMGKTAFSLSMAKNMAVNYGIGVALFSLEMANVQLVNRLIVNTCEIKGEKLRSGRLDDHEMTQLQTKIKDLQDAPIYVDETANLSVFELRSKARRLVREHGVGMIIIDYLQLMTLNSKDEKTALKVGSREQEVSAISRSLKGLAKELNIPIIALSQLSRQSENRDGKRPQLSDLRESGAIEQDADIVCFIHRPEYYGLLTDSDGRSTQGLAELIIAKHRNGATGSVWFKFKKDYARFQNLDDDSIVNIESGMNSGTSPSATSSSLSAYAGNEEEFLQTRPDEF
- the folE gene encoding GTP cyclohydrolase I FolE, which produces MKNLSSEERQQLIAEHYKAIIELLGEDPEREGLKKSPERIARAMQYLVSGYGKSAADKLSAQFEEEYGGKERIILVKDIEFYSLCEHHMLPFFGKVHIGYIPDKKVVGLSKLARLVEVFARRLQLQERMTQEILEAFNENVPNNGVMVVVEARHLCMQMRGVQKQNAVTTTCLYSGKFDDEAKRREFYEMLNSPITLEE